One region of Eupeodes corollae chromosome 1, idEupCoro1.1, whole genome shotgun sequence genomic DNA includes:
- the LOC129938797 gene encoding histone H4 — MTGRGKGGKGLGKGGAKRHRKVLRDNIQGITKPAIRRLARRGGVKRISGLIYEETRGVLKVFLENVIRDAVTYTEHAKRKTVTAMDVVYALKRQGRTLYGFGG; from the exons ATGACTGGACGCGGTAAGGGAGGAAAAGGTTTGGGTAAAGGAGGCGCTAAGCGTCACAGGAAAGTTTTGCGTGATAACATCCAAGGTATAACAAAGCCTGCAATTCGTCGTCTGGCTCGCCGTGGTGGTGTCAAACGTATTTCAGGACTCATTTACGAGGAAACTCGTGGTGTACTTAAG GTTTTCCTTGAGAACGTTATTCGTGACGCTGTTACCTACACTGAGCACGCCAAGCGTAAGACTGTAACTGCTATGGACGTAGTCTACGCCTTGAAACGCCAGGGACGTACTTTGTACGGTTTTGGTGGCTAA